GGGAGTACCTGCGGGCGATGGCCGACGTGGCCGCCGACATCGCGGCGAAGGGAGAGGAGTCGCTCGACGACATCGAGTCCGTCCTCACCTCCGAGGTCGCACGAGTCCTCGACAAGAAGCCGCAGTCCCTCTCCCCCGCGCGGGACGCGTTGCTGAAGAAGGGGTTGATCTACTCCGCCGAGCGGGGCCGGATCGCCTTCACGGTTCCGCACTTCGGGCGGTACCTGCGCGAGCAGACCTGAGCGTGCCCGTGCGCTGACAAGACGCATCCCAGATCGGGATGCACTGCGGTACCATGGGGCCCATGAGCACCCAGATCGCCGTCCGCCTTCCCGACGAGATGGTCGAGTTCCTCGACCGCTCCGTCGCGAGGGGCGAGGCACCCAGCCGCGCAGCACTGGTGACGTCTGCGCTGGAGCGAGAGATGCGCCGCCTGGCGGCTGAGCATGACGTTGCCGTCCTCACCGAGCGTGGCACGGCGGACGATCTCGACGTCGTGGTCGAGTGGACCGCTGCCCACGTCGCCGTCGGGGACTGAGGTCGTGCGAGAGATCTGCCTGGTGCGTCTGGACAAGACCCGGCCAGCGCTCGTGCTGACCCGTGAGACCGCCCGCGGGGCGATGACCAAGGTGACTGTCGCGCCCATCACGACGACCGCCAAGGGGCTGTCGAGCGAGATGCGAGTCGGCCGGGCCAACGGCCTCGATGCCGAGTGCGCCGTGGCTCTGGACAACGTCGTCACCGTCCCGGTGGAGCTGCTCGGGCGCACCGTCGGTTATCTGTCGAGCACACAAGAGGCCGAGCTCGCACGCGCTGTGGTCATGGCCTACGACCTGGAGCTGCCGCTGACAGGATGACGCGCATGCGAGCCGTGGTCATCGACGCCGTCCGAGCCCAGCCCGAGGTCAGGGAGGTGGCTCCCCCCTTCGCCCCCGAGGGTGGGGTGGTCGTGCAGGTGATGGCGACCGGGATGTGCCGCAGCGACTGGCACGCATGGGCCGGGCACGACGACATCGCGTGGCCGCACGTCCCCGGCCACGAGCTCGCGGGGATAGTGACCGGGGTCGGCGGCGGGGTCGAGCGATGGCAGGTCGGCGATCGAGTCACCGTCCCCTTCGCCTGCGGGTGCGGACGCTGTGAGTGGTGCGCGGCCGGCGAGGCGCAGGTCTGCCCCGATCAGGAGCAGCCCGGCTTCACGCACTGGGGCTCCTTCGCCGAGCAGGTCGCGCTGCACGGGGCCGACACCAACCTCGTGGCCCTCCCCGACGGCGTCGACTTCGCCACCGCGGCGAGCCTCGGCTGCCGCTTCGCCACGGCCTACCGGGCACTCGTCGCCCGCGCCCGCCTGACGAAGGGAGAGTGGGTCACCGTCGTCGGGGCCGGCGGGGTCGGGCTGAGTGCGGTGATGATCTCCCGGGCGCTGGGTGCTCGGGTCATCGCGGTCGACCGCAACCCCGAGGCCCTAGCTCTTGCAACGGATCTCGGCGCCGAACACGTGCTGGTCGCGGATGGTCGCGACCTCGACGCGGAGGTGGCTGCCCTGACGGGCGGCGGCACCCACGTGGCAGTCGACGCGGTCGGCAGCGAGCAGACCTGCGCCGACGCGATCCACAGCCTGCGCCGTCGCGGACGGCACGTGCAGATCGGTCTGCTGCCACCGATCGACGGTCACCCCCGGGTCCCGATGGCGCGGGTCATCGGGTGGGAGCTCGACCTGCTCGGCAGCCACGGCATGGCCGCCGTCGACTACCCGGGGATGCTCGCGCTCATCGAGTCCGGCGCCCTGCAGCCGCAGCGACTCGTCGAGCGGACGATCGGGCTGGACGAGGCGGCCACGCTGCTGCCCGTCTTCGACCAGGCGACCGTCGCCGGGATGACGATCATCGACCCGGTGCGCTGAGCCCCCTTCGTCCTGCCCCGGACCCTTGTCGTGCGGTGGTCGGGGCCCTACTCTCGGCCAAAGCCCTCAGTGTGGAGGGCTCTCGTGATGGAGACGCCATGTCCGACGCCACCACTCTCTGCGAAGCCTTCCAGCAGACCCTGACCGTCGAGCCGGACGCCGTGGCGCTGCGCACCGCAGGCGATGCCGTCACGGTCACGTGGGCCGAGTACGGCGACCACGTGCGGGCCGTCGCCGCAGGTCTGGCCGCCCTCGGCTACCAGCACGGGGACACCCTCGGCATCATGCTCACCAATCGACCCGAGTTCGCCTGGGTCGACGCCGGGGCGATGCACCTGGGGATGACCCCCTTCTCGATCTACAACACGTCGGCGCCGGAGCAGGTCGAGTACCTCTTCGGCAACGCGGGCAACCGGATCGCCGTCACCGAGACCGCCCTGCTGCCCGCGATCCTCGGGTCCGGGGTGGCCCTCGACCACCTCATCGTCATCGACGGGAAGCCCGAGGGCGCCACCCACACGCTCGCCGAGCTCGAGGGCCTGGGGTCTGACGACTTCGACTTCGAGGCGGCATGGCGTGCGGTGCAGCCGGACGACGTCCTCACGCTGATCTACACCTCGGGCACGACCGGACCGCCGAAGGGGGTCCAGCTCACCCACCGCAACCTGCTGGCCGTGCTCCACGGTGCGGAGGGCGTCATCGAGGTGCGCTTCGGGGACAGGATCACCTCCTTCCTCCCGGCCGCCCACATCGCCGACCGGGCGTCGGCGCAGTACTTCGGACTGGCGAGGGGGGTCCAGATCAGCTATATCGCCGACCCGAAGGCGATCGCCTCCGCGCTGCCCGACGCCCGCCCCACGATCTGGTTTGCCGTGCCCCGCGTGTGGGAGAAGATCAAGATGGGCGTCGAGGCCAAGGTCGCCGCGGCCGAGAGCCCGGTGAAGAAGAAGCTCGGGACCTGGGCCCTGGCGATGGCCGACAAGCAGGGCGCCGCACTGCTGGCCGGGGAGCCGCTCCGCGGCAAGGACGCCGCGCAGTACCGGCTCGCGGACAAGCTCGTCCTGAGCAAGGTCCGAAGCGCCCTCGGGCTGGACGAGCTGCGCTGGGCCTGGTCGGGTGCCGCGGCGATCGCGCCCGAGACGTTGTCCTTCTTCATGGGTCTGGGCATCGACGTCTGCGAGATCTGGGGCATGTCGGAGATCGCGGGGGCGGGGACGATCAACCCGCCCGGGCGGGCCAAGGTGGGGACGGTGGGCCCTGCACTGCCCGGCTTCGAGATGAAGATCGCCGACGACGGTGAGCTGCTCTTCCGCGGGGACTGCGTCATGCCCGGCTATCGCGGTGACCCGGACAAGACCGCAGAGGCCATCGACTCCGACGGCTGGCTGCACACCGGTGACGTCGGCACGATCGACGCGGACGGCTACCTGACGATCACCGACCGCAAGAAGGAGCTGATCATCAGCGCCGCGGGCAAGAACATGTCGCCGTCCAACATCGAGAACACCCTCAAGGTGACCACGCCACTCGCGGCCACGATCGTCGTCGTGGGCGATGCCCGCCCCTACAACGTCGCGCTCGTGACCCTGGACCCGGACGCCGCGGCCGTCTTCGCGGAGCGGGCCGGCGTCGCAGCGGACCCGGCGGTCCTCGCGGAGCACCCCGCGCTGATCGCCGAGATCGACAAGGGCATCACGGCAGGCAACGCCAAGCTCTCCCACGTCGAGCAGGTCAAGAAGTTTGCGGTCCTCCCCGAGTACTGGGCGCCGGGCAGCGACGTGCTCACGCCGACCCTCAAGGTGCGCCGCAAGCCGATCAGCGATCGCTACTCAGCCGAGATCGAGGCGCTCTACCGGGGCTGATCAGGTCAGCCGGCTCGCGCTTCGATCACGTGCGAGATCGGGGTTGAGCTGTGCCGCGGCTTCGGCCAGGGAGGACGTGCTCCGGCCACCACGGCCCGGCGCCGGGCGCGCATGCCTGTGGGCCGGTCCGTGAGGGCCGGCTGCGGGGCGGGTGCGCTAGACGTGCCAGGTGACGCCGCGGGGGGTGATGGTGCAGGTCAGGTCGAGGGCGTGGACCTTGGTGTGGTGGCGCTCGCACAGCAGCGCGGAGCGTCCGATGTCGGTGCTGCCGCCCAGGGACCAGTAGTCGACGTGGTGCGCGTCTGACCAGTGGGCGGGCATGGTGCACCCGGGATAGGTGCAGCCTCCGTCGCGCAGATAGAGGGCACGTTTTTGGCCTGGTGTGAAGTAGCGGGCCGCGCGGCCCAGCTCCAGGGGCTCGGTGTCGGTCCCCAGCAGCGCGGGCACGATCTGGGCCTGGCAGGCCAGCTTGCGCACCGAGGCCGGCGAGAGGACCTGACCGGTGGCGGTGACGCCACCTGCGTGGCCCGTGGCCGGTGTGCCGCACCCGCCCGGTCGCCCCGACAGGTCCGACCGGTCGAAGGCAGCCGCCTGGCCGGGGGGCGAGAGGGCCTGCCCCAGCGGGCCGACGGGGAGGTCTTGCCCGCAGGCTCCACAGCGCCCGTGCGTCAGGTCGGCGGTCAGGGCCTGGAGGCTGATCGTCACGATGACCTGGGCCTTGTCGCTCTTGGGCGCCTCGCCCGGCGAGGACACCCCGCGCCCGATGATCGCCAGCAACGCGTCCGCTCGCCGGCGGGCCGGGGTGCGCTCATCGAGCTCACCGCCTGGTCCCTTGACCGGGGCGGACAACGCCGCCAGCGCGGCGTCGATGATCGCGGCGCCCTCGGGGTCCATGTCCACCCGGTAACGCGTCATCCCGCACGCACCGGCGGACTTGGTCAGTGACCGGGACGCCTTCAGGGCATCGTCCTCCTCGCGCAGGTCCTTGTCCGGGCGCAACATCCGCCCGGTCATCGTGATCGCCGCCGCCAGCTTCTTCTCGTCCAACCCCGACACCCGAGTGCGCGAGCGTGCGTCCGGGCCGGTGGCGACGACCTCGTCACGAGCGTGGCCGAGCAGGATCCCCAGGTCCTCCTCCAGCAGCTGCGGGTCAGCGACCCGGCGCACCGACTCCTCGAACCGCACCAGCTGATCGGTCTTGCCCAACGGCAGATCCCCAGCAGCGAAAGCTGCAAGGACGGCCGGCACCCCGGCGGGCCCCTGCCCGCCACCCGCGTCTGCCGCGTCAGACGCGTCTGACGTGGACGTGTCCTTGGCTGCTGCGCCAGTCGGCGCGGGATCGCTCAACGAGCTCCCCGAAGCCCGCAGACCGGCCTTGGCCACCCGCACCACCGACGCCGCGTGCCTCACCTCTGGACGAGGCGCACGGCGCCCTTCGCAGACCCCCACCCAGTCCACCGGCGACCACGACGACTCACCAGGCAGACCCCGGGAGATGCCCTCACGCGTCAGAGCGACCTCCGCCGCCTGCGTGAGCTGACGCAACCGACCCACCAACGCCAACGCCTCACCGACATCACTGTCGGGGGCCTGCCACACACTGGAGGAGTCACTCATCAACAGGCCACGCAACGCGTCACGCAACCCCGGGAGAACTCCCGGATCGTGAAACCGCACCGTCGCCTCTGACATACCTCGATCATATTTTCGACCCCCGACACTGATGATGGAATCAGGGTCCGAGGGGTCGTGACTCACCCTCCGACTGGCGCCCTGTTGGGTTGCCTTCCAGTTGATCTGTCCGGCCCCTCGGGCTCGCCGCCGGCCGGGGCGGTCATGACCTGATAAGAGCTTGGCAGTTCCTCACCAGTGTCCTGTCTGACCGCCCACGGCCGACGTCACCCAGTCGACGACAGCCGAGAAGGGCGCTTCCAGCATGACAGCAGCAGCACCGACATACCCAGACCACGAAGCCGTGGAGGAGGTCGTCGGCGGCATCGACACCCACGCCGACACCATCCACGTGGCCGTGGTGACCGTTGTAGGGCGCGATGTCGCCGACGAAGAATTCCTCACCACGCTCGCCGGGTACCGCGCAGCGACCGACTTCCTTCAGGCCCATGGCGTGATCGAGCGTGTCGGGATCGAGGGCACCAGCTCCTACGGGGCAGGCATCGCCCGGGCCTGCGCCGCGGCCGGTATGGACGTGCGGGAAGTCCTGCGACCCGACAAGACCGTGCGCCGCAAACAAGGCAAGTCCGACCCCATCGACGCCTACCACGCAGCCCGCGCCGTGCTGTCGGGGCGATCGACCTCGGCGCCCAAGGACGAGAAGATCCTCGGTCTGCGCGCCCTGCACACCGCGCGACGCTCAGCCGTCAAGGCCCGCACCGCGACGATCCACCAGATCCAACAACTCCTGATCACCGCCCCCGACGGCATCCGGGAGAAGTACCGCGACCTGAACAACGCTCGACTGGTCGAGACACTCGCTCGCTGTCGCCCCAACCGGGATGACCTGGTCGGTGGCGCCGTGCTGCGAGCGATGAAAGACCTCGCCGCCCGCCACGCCTTCTTGGACGAGCAGGCCAGCGACCTCGAAGCCGACATCACGGCCATCGTCCGCACGCTCAACCCCGGCCTGCTCGGCGCCCACGGCGTCGGCCCGGACACCGCAGCACAACTGCTGATCACCGCCGGGGGCAACCCCGAACGCCTCAGCCACGAGGCGTCGTTCGCCGCGCTGTGTGGGACTGCGCCCGTACCCGCGTCCTCGGGCAAAACCAACCGCTACCGGCTGTCGCGAGGAGGAGACCGCGCGGCCAACAGCGCACTACACCGCATCGCTCTGGTGCGCATGGTCAGCCACGCCCAGACCCGCGGCTACGTCCAGCGACAACGCGACAAAGGCCGCTCCAGCAAGGAGATCCTGCGCCGCCTCAAGCGAGCCATCGCCCGCGAGATCTTCAAATACCTCACCCGGACCATCACCGTGCCCGCCATCGACGACCTACGACCGATGAGACAGGCCAAGAACATCACCTTGACCAGCGCCGCCCAACACTTCGGCGTCTGGCCCGCACGCATCTCCACCCTCGAACGAGGCACCAGACGAGACGACGACCTCGCCAACGCCTACCGCGCCTGGCTCACCGCCGCTTGACAATCAATAGGAGCATCAACGCTCCGCGACCCACTTCAGCTGGGGACAAGCCCCCTTCGGCTGGGAAGGATGTGGACGAGTGGCTTCGAGACGCCCGCTACGCGGACTCCTCAGCCAGCGGAGGCGGGCACGAAGCGGGGGCGCACGCCGGTGAGCTCCTCGGAGATCTCCCACAGACGACGCATCGCCTCCGGGTCCCGCGAGCCCGAGGACGAACCCACGGCAACCGGGCGACCCCGCGTCTCCCCGGGCCCACTCGGCCCGTAGAACGCACTGCCGACCGCCGTCGGGTCGGTGGCGGCACGCAGGGTGGGCAGGGCCCCCTTCGCCGCGCTCTGGCCGGTCACCCAGGTGCCGGCAGCGATGAACGGTCGCACGGGGAGAGGCAGGTAGCGGGCCAAGGACGTCCGCGAGAGACCGGGGTGCGCCGCGACCGCGATGGTCTGCGCGCGCGCCTCCGCCAGTCGTCGCTGCAGCTCGTGGGTGAAGAGCAGGTTGGTCAGCTTGGACCGGCCGTAGGCGCCCATCGAGTCGTATCCACGCTCGGCCTGCAGGTTGTCGAAGTCCAGCACCCCGCCACCCCACCGGTGGGCCAAGCTCGTCACCGTGACCACCCGGGAGCCGGGCGTCACGAGCAGCCGGTCGAGCAGCAGCCCGGTCAGCGCGAAGTGCCCCAGGTGGTTGGTGCCCACCTGCAGCTCGAAACCGTCCTGCGTCACGCCCCGAGGCGTCATCATCAGCCCCGCGTTGTTGACCAGCAGGTCGATCCGCTCGTGCCGTCCACGGATCTCGTCCGCCGCCTCACGCACCGACTCCAGCGAGGCCAGATCCAGACGCACGACCTCGGCGCCGGGCAGCGACGAGGTGACCTGCTCTCCCTTCGACATGTCACGGCAGGCGAGGACCACGGCGGCTCCGCGCGCGGACAGCTCCCGTGCGGTCACGGCTCCCAGCCCTGAGTTGGCACCGGTGATCACCACGGTGCGTCCGCTCTGGTCGGGCATGCTGTCCAGGGACCAGGTGCTGCGGGTGCGTGTCATGGGGCAACCCTGCCACCGTCCTTCGAGACGGTTGCTTCGCAACCGCCCACGCGGAGCGTGGGGCCCACTCAGGACTCGGGATCGCGAGAACGCCTTGGTGCCCACGGTGACGACAAAGGCCGATGAGGTCACACCTGGCCCACCCCGCTCGTCAGATCAGTGACAGCATCGACACGGGAGGTAGGGCCATGGACACCGCAGCGCAGACCGAGGACTTCGAGCAGGAGCGACCACGGCTCGTCGGGCTCGCCGCCCGCATCCTCGGCGACCACGCCGAGGCGGAGGACATCGTGCAGCAGGCCTGGCTGCGGCTGCACGGCACGGACACCGACATCGAGTCGCTGCCCGCGTGGCTGACCACCGTCACGACCCGGCTGTGCCTCGACCGCCTCAAGTCGCGAACCCCTCTGCCGCACAGCGAGATCGAGCCCGAGGAGGCCGCACCGGACATCGCCGACGACATCGTCCTGGCCGACACCGTCGGCGTCGCCCTCCAGGCCGTCATCGAGCGGCTCACCCCCGGCGAGCGCGCCGCCTTCGTGCTGCACGACAGCTTCGGCTTCGACTTCGCCACCATCGCCGCGATCCTCGACACCACCCCGGCCGCGGCCCGCAAGCTCGCCTCGCGCGCACGGGGCAAGGTGCGGACTCGGTCCCTTCGAGGCTCGGCCGCGGACGGCCTCGCACCTCAGGGAGCGGGGACACATGACTGGGAGATCGTCGACGCCTTCATGGCGGCCGCCCGAGAGGGCGACTTCGACTCCCTTCTCTCGCTGCTCGCTCCGGATGCCGCGATCACCGCGGACGCCGCCGCCATCGCCACCGGCACCCCCGAGCGGATCGACGGCCGGCAGCAGATCGCCGAGTTCTTCAACGGCAGCGCACACTCGGCCCTCGCCGTGCTCGTCGACGAGCGACCTGCCGCCGCGTGGTTCCTCAAGGGCGAGGCCAAGGTGCTCTTCGACTTCACCCTCGAGGACGGTCTGGTGCAGGGCATCACCTTCCGCGCCGACCCCGAGCTGCTCGCCCGGGTCACCCGTCGCACCGACACCCGACGCGGCTGAGCGTCACATCCGCACCTCCCCGCTCGTCAACACTGCACAGACACACCCGTACAGGAGACTCGACATGAAGACCATGACCTGCCGACAGCTCGGCGGCCCCTGCGACCTCGCCCACCAGGGCGAGAGCGCCGACGACGTCATCAACGCCCAGGACCAGCACCTCAAGGCGATGGAGAAGGAGGGCGACGCGGCCCACCAGCCCGCCCGCAACGAGATGAAGAAGCGCTGGTTGCGCCCGCGCAAGGCGCTGGGTTGGTACAACGCGACCAAGGCGACCTTCGCGGACCTGCCGCAGGACTGAGCTCCACCCACCCAGCGACGAAGGGAGGGCCCCGCGCCCTCCCTTCGTCAGCCGCTCTGCGATCCCCGTCGCACTCCCCGAGCGAGCTGGCGGTCGGACCGGCTACTGTCGGGTCACTTGTCCACCAACGGCGGTGCTGCGGGATCCCTGTGCCGCCCGGGAGGTCCCCGCCATGCACCCCAGTCGTCGCTCCCTCCTCGCTGGTGCCGGTGGCGCCGCGGCCCTCGCCGCGTTGCCCGCGAGCGCCTCGGCCCTGTCCCTGCCGGGCATCCCGGTCCCGGATCTCACGGACCCGCTGGACGCGCTGGACTCGACGGGCGCCCTGAGCGTCGCGGACCGAACGGCCGCGATCGCCCACAAGGCGGCCGTCCCCGAGATCTTCCGGGCGCCCCAGCAGGTCGCCTCGCACACCGACGTCATCGTCATCGGGACCGGATTCGGCGCCAGCGTCAGCGCGCTGCGTCTGGGCCAGGCCGGTGCCCGCGTCGCGATGCTCGAGCGTGGCTCCCGCTGGCCGCGCGACCCGTGGCGCCGCATCCACGCTGCTGACACCGCACTCGACGGTCGAGGCGTGTGGCACAAGCGCAGCATCAAGGACCTGCTCGGACTCGCACACCCGGTCGACAAGTTCGGCGGGGTCCTCGACGACACGATCTACGAGCACCTGCGCGTGTGGCGCGGGGCAGCGGTCGGCGGTGGCTCCATCGTCTTCACCGGCGTGCTCCTCGAGCCGCCCAAGGAGTACTTCGAGCACCTCTTCGGCGGCACCGTCAGCCAGCGCGAGATGCACGAGAAGTGGTACCCCAAGGCGCGCACGATGCTCAACGCCTCGCCGATGCCGGACGACATCTACCAGGCTCCCCCCTTCGGCCACTCCCGACGGTGGGACAAGCACGCCCGCACGGCCGGCTACGAGATCGAGCAGCTGGACGGCATCTGGGACTGGGAGGTCGTGCGCAAGGAGCTGCAGGGGCGCTCGCGCCGCTCGGCGACGATCGGCGAGAGCAACTACGGCAACGCCAACGGCGCCAAGTGGGACCTCACCCTCAACTACCTGCCCGCCGCCGAGGCCACGGGCAAGGTCACGGTCCACCACTGGCACGTCGTCGACCGCATCGGCCAGGACAGCCGAGGTCGCTACACCGTCGACCTGCACATCGTCGACCCCACGGGACGGGTCCT
The genomic region above belongs to Janibacter limosus and contains:
- a CDS encoding HNH endonuclease signature motif containing protein, which codes for MGKTDQLVRFEESVRRVADPQLLEEDLGILLGHARDEVVATGPDARSRTRVSGLDEKKLAAAITMTGRMLRPDKDLREEDDALKASRSLTKSAGACGMTRYRVDMDPEGAAIIDAALAALSAPVKGPGGELDERTPARRRADALLAIIGRGVSSPGEAPKSDKAQVIVTISLQALTADLTHGRCGACGQDLPVGPLGQALSPPGQAAAFDRSDLSGRPGGCGTPATGHAGGVTATGQVLSPASVRKLACQAQIVPALLGTDTEPLELGRAARYFTPGQKRALYLRDGGCTYPGCTMPAHWSDAHHVDYWSLGGSTDIGRSALLCERHHTKVHALDLTCTITPRGVTWHV
- a CDS encoding IS110 family transposase; the encoded protein is MTAAAPTYPDHEAVEEVVGGIDTHADTIHVAVVTVVGRDVADEEFLTTLAGYRAATDFLQAHGVIERVGIEGTSSYGAGIARACAAAGMDVREVLRPDKTVRRKQGKSDPIDAYHAARAVLSGRSTSAPKDEKILGLRALHTARRSAVKARTATIHQIQQLLITAPDGIREKYRDLNNARLVETLARCRPNRDDLVGGAVLRAMKDLAARHAFLDEQASDLEADITAIVRTLNPGLLGAHGVGPDTAAQLLITAGGNPERLSHEASFAALCGTAPVPASSGKTNRYRLSRGGDRAANSALHRIALVRMVSHAQTRGYVQRQRDKGRSSKEILRRLKRAIAREIFKYLTRTITVPAIDDLRPMRQAKNITLTSAAQHFGVWPARISTLERGTRRDDDLANAYRAWLTAA
- a CDS encoding zinc-binding dehydrogenase, whose protein sequence is MRAVVIDAVRAQPEVREVAPPFAPEGGVVVQVMATGMCRSDWHAWAGHDDIAWPHVPGHELAGIVTGVGGGVERWQVGDRVTVPFACGCGRCEWCAAGEAQVCPDQEQPGFTHWGSFAEQVALHGADTNLVALPDGVDFATAASLGCRFATAYRALVARARLTKGEWVTVVGAGGVGLSAVMISRALGARVIAVDRNPEALALATDLGAEHVLVADGRDLDAEVAALTGGGTHVAVDAVGSEQTCADAIHSLRRRGRHVQIGLLPPIDGHPRVPMARVIGWELDLLGSHGMAAVDYPGMLALIESGALQPQRLVERTIGLDEAATLLPVFDQATVAGMTIIDPVR
- a CDS encoding type II toxin-antitoxin system PemK/MazF family toxin, with amino-acid sequence MREICLVRLDKTRPALVLTRETARGAMTKVTVAPITTTAKGLSSEMRVGRANGLDAECAVALDNVVTVPVELLGRTVGYLSSTQEAELARAVVMAYDLELPLTG
- a CDS encoding GMC oxidoreductase, with protein sequence MHPSRRSLLAGAGGAAALAALPASASALSLPGIPVPDLTDPLDALDSTGALSVADRTAAIAHKAAVPEIFRAPQQVASHTDVIVIGTGFGASVSALRLGQAGARVAMLERGSRWPRDPWRRIHAADTALDGRGVWHKRSIKDLLGLAHPVDKFGGVLDDTIYEHLRVWRGAAVGGGSIVFTGVLLEPPKEYFEHLFGGTVSQREMHEKWYPKARTMLNASPMPDDIYQAPPFGHSRRWDKHARTAGYEIEQLDGIWDWEVVRKELQGRSRRSATIGESNYGNANGAKWDLTLNYLPAAEATGKVTVHHWHVVDRIGQDSRGRYTVDLHIVDPTGRVLQERTLTCDRLVLGAGSVGTSELLVRAKAEGTLRNLDDSVGEGFGTNGDAAMAQFLGTSQGLAQGSPSASTILDRSGDIPARMESWYTLGLQVNAGILGSLGMAMDPARARFVYSAAKDRVILDWPKDGNKAAEDALRAMQDKVAAANGVGTGVPVLGVPDVGTSFTAHPLGGAVIGEATDSYGRVKGHRGLYVMDGAAIPGSTGTANPSLTITALAERNIAKVIADGR
- a CDS encoding ribbon-helix-helix domain-containing protein — protein: MSTQIAVRLPDEMVEFLDRSVARGEAPSRAALVTSALEREMRRLAAEHDVAVLTERGTADDLDVVVEWTAAHVAVGD
- a CDS encoding AMP-binding protein, whose product is MSDATTLCEAFQQTLTVEPDAVALRTAGDAVTVTWAEYGDHVRAVAAGLAALGYQHGDTLGIMLTNRPEFAWVDAGAMHLGMTPFSIYNTSAPEQVEYLFGNAGNRIAVTETALLPAILGSGVALDHLIVIDGKPEGATHTLAELEGLGSDDFDFEAAWRAVQPDDVLTLIYTSGTTGPPKGVQLTHRNLLAVLHGAEGVIEVRFGDRITSFLPAAHIADRASAQYFGLARGVQISYIADPKAIASALPDARPTIWFAVPRVWEKIKMGVEAKVAAAESPVKKKLGTWALAMADKQGAALLAGEPLRGKDAAQYRLADKLVLSKVRSALGLDELRWAWSGAAAIAPETLSFFMGLGIDVCEIWGMSEIAGAGTINPPGRAKVGTVGPALPGFEMKIADDGELLFRGDCVMPGYRGDPDKTAEAIDSDGWLHTGDVGTIDADGYLTITDRKKELIISAAGKNMSPSNIENTLKVTTPLAATIVVVGDARPYNVALVTLDPDAAAVFAERAGVAADPAVLAEHPALIAEIDKGITAGNAKLSHVEQVKKFAVLPEYWAPGSDVLTPTLKVRRKPISDRYSAEIEALYRG
- a CDS encoding sigma-70 family RNA polymerase sigma factor; the protein is MDTAAQTEDFEQERPRLVGLAARILGDHAEAEDIVQQAWLRLHGTDTDIESLPAWLTTVTTRLCLDRLKSRTPLPHSEIEPEEAAPDIADDIVLADTVGVALQAVIERLTPGERAAFVLHDSFGFDFATIAAILDTTPAAARKLASRARGKVRTRSLRGSAADGLAPQGAGTHDWEIVDAFMAAAREGDFDSLLSLLAPDAAITADAAAIATGTPERIDGRQQIAEFFNGSAHSALAVLVDERPAAAWFLKGEAKVLFDFTLEDGLVQGITFRADPELLARVTRRTDTRRG
- a CDS encoding oxidoreductase — translated: MTRTRSTWSLDSMPDQSGRTVVITGANSGLGAVTARELSARGAAVVLACRDMSKGEQVTSSLPGAEVVRLDLASLESVREAADEIRGRHERIDLLVNNAGLMMTPRGVTQDGFELQVGTNHLGHFALTGLLLDRLLVTPGSRVVTVTSLAHRWGGGVLDFDNLQAERGYDSMGAYGRSKLTNLLFTHELQRRLAEARAQTIAVAAHPGLSRTSLARYLPLPVRPFIAAGTWVTGQSAAKGALPTLRAATDPTAVGSAFYGPSGPGETRGRPVAVGSSSGSRDPEAMRRLWEISEELTGVRPRFVPASAG